GTCATTTATAATACTATTGAAATCTCCCGCTATTACTAAGTATTCGTATGGAGCTCTCAGGTAGTACGCTAATGTGTGTTGGAAGAAGTATTcacgtttttgtttgttttgagttcCTGATGGTGCGtacaaattcaaaattttaagtttgttgTTAATGCATACAGAGATTATTCTACTATCGATGCTTCTTTCAATGTTTGAGTATTTTAAATCGGGGCTATCTCGTATTGCTATCGCAGTTCCACGTTTGTGATGATCTATGTTTGTGATGGTTGTATATCCGTGGATGGTTAGGTCGGATTGATATACTTCTTGCATGCACACAATGTCAGCGTCTAACTTTTTAATAGTGGATTGGAGACagtctatttttgttttgcttgaaaTGTTGGTTGTGTTTATGGAAATGATACGTAAACTTATATCTACACTATTCATTTTGATGCGTGCTTTCTATTTCTTGATGACGTACctgctgttggtgttgtgATGTATCGAGTCCTTCCCCGTTTACTCTCGAAAGTTATCGTGTCTGTTATGAGCCTGTCCGCTTGTCTCTTTGCTGATAATGATCTAGTCAGTCCAGTGTGCTTGTTGTCGTTGGGAGAGTTGGATCTTGTATCGGTCATACGTGgtttttgcgttttttcgtTGTCGGTGATTATTATCTGGTCTACTATCCCTGCGTTGGCGTGTGTGTCTCCATGAGCCTCTATGGCTGTGTGGTGTCTTTCTTTAGTTGTGTGAGTTTGTTGTGCGTTGTTCACATTTTGATGCTCTGGCCGGGAGGATGCGTTCGAGGTGCTAGCTACCTCGGCGTATGAAGTTTGCAGTCGAACGTTGACACTTTGTTTTTGTGTAACCAGTCTACGGTTTTGGTTACACGTTATTCCGTGGTGTACGTGTTGGGCACAGTACCTGCACGTCGGTTTCTGGCCTTTGTAAGTCGCCAGTGTGGTTGTGTTCCGAATGTCTACGAACGATGGTATGGGTTTTTCGACCACAATTCTCACAAAACGGTAGCCGTTTGAAGAACCAGCGTATAGTCCTTCCGTCCATTTTCCTTCGAAAATGTTCATTACTTTTCCGTGCTTAGAAAAGTACTCCTTTATATCCTCATCCGATATACGGGAAGGTAGATCGTGCAGCTTGACCAGCACGGAGCCGTCGTCCATGACGACAGGAATGGAATATTCGGATCCCTGACACATAAAATTGTGCTTTCCGTCATGATCCTCCACAATCTTCAGTGCCACATTTTGATCTTTCACGTcaatatgaacattgacggaTGTTGTGCGTAGGTGAATTCTAGTCACCTGATCCTGTGCTATGCACAGCTTGGAGGCAATAAACTCCATGACCTCTTTAACCGGAGGTCTCACCGGCAGCTTGGAGAAGTCGAGCCTCAGCGTTGCTTCTCGAGTTGCCATCCTGTCGTGGCTCTTCTCTCTTACTTTCCTTTTTGTATTACAGCTCTCGCTTTGTACGTCTGTTCTCCTTGAGCTCTAGAACCGAACTATGGGGATTACCGCGCCTTAAACGCGCAGACCATTCCGGATCGGTACCCCCTACCGTACCTTCAGGATTTTACGTCGAACTTGCAAGgtaaaaccattttttcaaAAGTTGACTTGCAGAAGGCGTTCCATCAGGTTCCTATCCATCCTGACGACATCCCGAAAACGGCCATCACGCTACCTTTTGGACTCTTTGAATTCTCTTTTATGACTTTTGGGCTAAGAAATGCAGCTCAAACCTTTCAACGTCTCATACACGAAGTTGTTCGCGGTTTTGATTTCATCTTTCCCTACATCGATGATCTGTTCATCGCGTCGTCATCACTAGAGGAGCACAGAGAACATTTACGCATGCTGTTTGAGAGGCTCAAGCAGCACAACTTAACGATAAACGTTGCTAAAAGCGAACTGGGACGAGAAAACCTAAACTTTCTGGGACATTCCGTTTCCACCGAAGGAATCCGTCCACTTGATTAACTTTTATCGACGATTCATACCGAACGCGAAACGCAAATACCGTTATTAGCAATGACACCCGGCAATAAGCGCAACGATCGTACGCCGTTGACGTGGACCGACGAAACAAAAGCTGCATTTGCAAAATGCAAAACTCAGCTCGCCGAAGCAACCCTACTGGCTCACCCCGTTAAAACAGGTGAATTGTCCCTCTGGGTTGACGCTTCCGATATCGCCGCAGGCGCGGTCCTTCACCAAATTGTCGACGATAAGGTTCAGCCGCTTGGATTTTTTTCGAAGAAGTTTAACCCCGCTCAACTACGCTACAGTACATACGATCGTGAACTCACTGCTATATTCCTCGCAGTGCGGCACTTCAAGTTTATGTTAGAAGGACGGAGTTGCCACATGTGGCATATATGCAGGTTATGATTAGTATTAATTATTAATAATAGTATCCGTGAGCTACCCTTGGTACCTCACGTGACTACGCTAGGTTAAGTAGTATTAGTAACCTCGCCTCACTTTGGTAATCGGCAGATGTACCAAACGCGTAGAGGCAGTCTGAGGTCAGCATCCAATGCGTTAAGTTGAATTATAATAAACGTATTCTTATAATTGGCGCAGTCGACGGttcttgcaaaaaaaaagcccaCGTACGAGGCACCTGTTGTCCCGAGTGATCGATCGTTGAGTGTATATCAATAGATTTGCGGCAATAGTTACGTGCAAGTGAACCtacaaagtatttttttcaaacaaattgtttgtgacaaaaagtaaaataaaatggagcCCGATCTAAACCAACTTGTAGAGCAAGTCAAACTTTTGACTGCTCACCAACAATTGATAACGGACGCTTTATCTACAATGAACGGGAACCGTTCAATATTGTCCATCCCCGACCCAGTGAAGAGTATTGAAGTTTTCGATGGGAATAAACTATGTTGTGATGCATGGGTACAAGATACCGAAGAAACGTTAAATTTATACAAGGAATGGATTGGTCAACCAATTTTCGGACAAATCATACGCACAGTGAAGAGCAAGTTAAAAAGCGAAGCAAAAGAAGTTCTCAT
This genomic window from Anopheles coustani chromosome X unlocalized genomic scaffold, idAnoCousDA_361_x.2 X_unloc_5, whole genome shotgun sequence contains:
- the LOC131270715 gene encoding uncharacterized protein LOC131270715 gives rise to the protein MATREATLRLDFSKLPVRPPVKEVMEFIASKLCIAQDQVTRIHLRTTSVNVHIDVKDQNVALKIVEDHDGKHNFMCQGSEYSIPVVMDDGSVLVKLHDLPSRISDEDIKEYFSKHGKVMNIFEGKWTEGLYAGSSNGYRFVRIVVEKPIPSFVDIRNTTTLATYKGQKPTCSFPGTSTELRYHMIDQSCPNFKIFLNDIKANG